In Cicer arietinum cultivar CDC Frontier isolate Library 1 chromosome 1, Cicar.CDCFrontier_v2.0, whole genome shotgun sequence, one DNA window encodes the following:
- the LOC101511480 gene encoding protein NDR1-like, producing MGAEPNSCCSCCSGFILTMGLTALFIWLSIRVDEPKCYIDRIYVPALNKTLNSTSNSTFFFTLKLVNPNEDKGIQYDAVQLRFGVFFDLNATRSLGNATIEKFYQGHQKKAKKLGLVEAAGAGNLTESVNGTVYFRVDFTTAVKYKILLWYSKRDRLWGGANLEISDSGEKKDSKAIRLGNSPAIIVSGASKQFPWVYLTFTLFIYNCLCYYYCV from the coding sequence ATGGGGGCCGAGCCCAACAGCTGCTGTTCATGTTGTTCGGGCTTTATATTAACCATGGGCCTAACAGCCCTATTCATATGGCTAAGCATTCGTGTAGACGAACCAAAATGTTACATAGACCGAATTTACGTTCCTGCCCTCAACAAAACCCTAAATTCCACTTCAAATTCCACCTTCTTCTTCACTCTCAAACTCGTTAACCCTAACGAAGACAAAGGTATTCAATACGACGCCGTTCAACTTCGTTTCGGTGTTTTCTTCGATCTCAACGCTACTCGTTCACTCGGTAACGCTACCATTGAGAAATTCTACCAAGGTCACCAGAAGAAGGCTAAGAAACTCGGCTTGGTAGAAGCCGCTGGAGCCGGGAACTTAACGGAGTCTGTTAACGGTACGGTTTATTTTCGGGTGGATTTTACGACAGCGGTTAAGTATAAGATTTTGTTGTGGTATAGTAAACGGGACCGTTTGTGGGGAGGGGCAAATTTGGAAATTAGCGATTCCGGTGAGAAAAAGGATTCGAAAGCTATTAGGCTTGGGAACTCACCGGCGATAATAGTGTCTGGCGCATCTAAACAGTTTCCATGGGTTTACTTGACTttcactttatttatttataactgCTTATGctattattattgtgtttaa